A portion of the Haliaeetus albicilla chromosome 29, bHalAlb1.1, whole genome shotgun sequence genome contains these proteins:
- the LOC138682566 gene encoding class I histocompatibility antigen, F10 alpha chain-like isoform X4: protein MAVSEPSPGVPQFVSMGYVDGNLISRYDSEMGRTVPRADWMVDNLDQQHWDGETQIGQRNQQVYRINLDTLRDRYNQSGRAHTLQHMHGCDILEDGSTRGYLQDAYDGRDFIAFDLDTMSFTAADAVAQITKRRWEKDGSEAARRKHYLQNTCIEWLRKYVSYGRAVLERKEPPMVRVSGKEAHGILTLYCRAYGFYPRPITVSWLKDGEVRDQETERGSIAPNSDGTYYTWASIEALPEEKDKYRCRVEHASLPEPGLFMWEMESNLLTIILAVAFAILLTVVVAGFVFWKYKSGRKKKGCDPPSAHGCFSLTGTDGGADSSTKGLTV, encoded by the exons ATGGCAGTGTCAGAGCCAAGCCCGGGAGTCCCCCAGTTTGTATCCATGGGGTACGTGGACGGGAACCTCATCTCACGCTACGACAGCGAGATGGGGAGGACGGTGCCCCGGGCAGACTGGATGGTGGACAACCTGGATCAGCAGCACTGGGATGGTGAGACCCAAATCGGACAGAGGAATCAGCAGGTTTACCGCATCAACCTGGACACACTGCGGGACCGCTACAACCAGAGCGGCA GGGCTCACACGCTGCAGCACATGCACGGCTGTGACATCCTGGAGGACGGCAGCACCAGGGGGTATCTGCAGGACGCCTATGATGGGAGGGATTTCATCGCCTTCGACTTGGACACGATGTCATTCACTGCAGCAGATGCGGTGGCGCAAATCACCAagaggaggtgggagaaggacGGGAGTGAAGCTGCACGGCGGAAGCACTACCTGCAGAACACCTGCATCGAGTGGCTGAGGAAATACGTGAGCTACGGGCGGGCCGTGCTGGAGAGGAAAG agccccccatGGTCCGAGTGTCAGGGAAGGAGGCCCACGGGATCCTGACCTTGTACTGCCGCGCTTACGGCTTCTACCCGCGGCCCATCACCGTTAGCTGGCTGAAGGACGGCGAGGTCAGGGACCAGGAGACCGAGCGGGGCAGCATCGCGCCCAACAGCGATGGCACCTACTACACCTGGGCCTCCATCGAGGCCCTTCCAGAGGAGAAGGACAAGTACCGGTGCCGCGTGGAGCACGCCAGCCTGCCCGAGCCCGGCCTCTTCATGTGGG AGATGGAGTCCAACCTGCTCACCATCATCCTGGCGGTGGCTTTTGCCATCCTACTTACTGTTGTCGTCGCCGGATTCGTCTTCTGGAAGTACAAATCAG ggaggaagaagaagggtTGTGATCCGCCATCAG CTCACGGCTGTTTCTCCCTCACAGGCACGGATGGCGGGGCTGACAGCTCCACCAAAG GGCTCACCGTCTAA
- the LOC138682566 gene encoding class I histocompatibility antigen, F10 alpha chain-like isoform X2: MGLGLELGLLLGLLLGLLSGAASELHSLRYFHMAVSEPSPGVPQFVSMGYVDGNLISRYDSEMGRTVPRADWMVDNLDQQHWDGETQIGQRNQQVYRINLDTLRDRYNQSGRAHTLQHMHGCDILEDGSTRGYLQDAYDGRDFIAFDLDTMSFTAADAVAQITKRRWEKDGSEAARRKHYLQNTCIEWLRKYVSYGRAVLERKEPPMVRVSGKEAHGILTLYCRAYGFYPRPITVSWLKDGEVRDQETERGSIAPNSDGTYYTWASIEALPEEKDKYRCRVEHASLPEPGLFMWEMESNLLTIILAVAFAILLTVVVAGFVFWKYKSGRKKKGCDPPSGTDGGADSSTKGLTV; the protein is encoded by the exons ATGGGGCTGGGactggagctggggctgctgctggggctgctgctggggctcctCAGCGGGGCGGCGAGCG AATTGCACTCCCTGCGCTACTTCCACATGGCAGTGTCAGAGCCAAGCCCGGGAGTCCCCCAGTTTGTATCCATGGGGTACGTGGACGGGAACCTCATCTCACGCTACGACAGCGAGATGGGGAGGACGGTGCCCCGGGCAGACTGGATGGTGGACAACCTGGATCAGCAGCACTGGGATGGTGAGACCCAAATCGGACAGAGGAATCAGCAGGTTTACCGCATCAACCTGGACACACTGCGGGACCGCTACAACCAGAGCGGCA GGGCTCACACGCTGCAGCACATGCACGGCTGTGACATCCTGGAGGACGGCAGCACCAGGGGGTATCTGCAGGACGCCTATGATGGGAGGGATTTCATCGCCTTCGACTTGGACACGATGTCATTCACTGCAGCAGATGCGGTGGCGCAAATCACCAagaggaggtgggagaaggacGGGAGTGAAGCTGCACGGCGGAAGCACTACCTGCAGAACACCTGCATCGAGTGGCTGAGGAAATACGTGAGCTACGGGCGGGCCGTGCTGGAGAGGAAAG agccccccatGGTCCGAGTGTCAGGGAAGGAGGCCCACGGGATCCTGACCTTGTACTGCCGCGCTTACGGCTTCTACCCGCGGCCCATCACCGTTAGCTGGCTGAAGGACGGCGAGGTCAGGGACCAGGAGACCGAGCGGGGCAGCATCGCGCCCAACAGCGATGGCACCTACTACACCTGGGCCTCCATCGAGGCCCTTCCAGAGGAGAAGGACAAGTACCGGTGCCGCGTGGAGCACGCCAGCCTGCCCGAGCCCGGCCTCTTCATGTGGG AGATGGAGTCCAACCTGCTCACCATCATCCTGGCGGTGGCTTTTGCCATCCTACTTACTGTTGTCGTCGCCGGATTCGTCTTCTGGAAGTACAAATCAG ggaggaagaagaagggtTGTGATCCGCCATCAG GCACGGATGGCGGGGCTGACAGCTCCACCAAAG GGCTCACCGTCTAA
- the LOC138682566 gene encoding class I histocompatibility antigen, F10 alpha chain-like isoform X1 codes for MGLGLELGLLLGLLLGLLSGAASELHSLRYFHMAVSEPSPGVPQFVSMGYVDGNLISRYDSEMGRTVPRADWMVDNLDQQHWDGETQIGQRNQQVYRINLDTLRDRYNQSGRAHTLQHMHGCDILEDGSTRGYLQDAYDGRDFIAFDLDTMSFTAADAVAQITKRRWEKDGSEAARRKHYLQNTCIEWLRKYVSYGRAVLERKEPPMVRVSGKEAHGILTLYCRAYGFYPRPITVSWLKDGEVRDQETERGSIAPNSDGTYYTWASIEALPEEKDKYRCRVEHASLPEPGLFMWEMESNLLTIILAVAFAILLTVVVAGFVFWKYKSGRKKKGCDPPSAHGCFSLTGTDGGADSSTKGLTV; via the exons ATGGGGCTGGGactggagctggggctgctgctggggctgctgctggggctcctCAGCGGGGCGGCGAGCG AATTGCACTCCCTGCGCTACTTCCACATGGCAGTGTCAGAGCCAAGCCCGGGAGTCCCCCAGTTTGTATCCATGGGGTACGTGGACGGGAACCTCATCTCACGCTACGACAGCGAGATGGGGAGGACGGTGCCCCGGGCAGACTGGATGGTGGACAACCTGGATCAGCAGCACTGGGATGGTGAGACCCAAATCGGACAGAGGAATCAGCAGGTTTACCGCATCAACCTGGACACACTGCGGGACCGCTACAACCAGAGCGGCA GGGCTCACACGCTGCAGCACATGCACGGCTGTGACATCCTGGAGGACGGCAGCACCAGGGGGTATCTGCAGGACGCCTATGATGGGAGGGATTTCATCGCCTTCGACTTGGACACGATGTCATTCACTGCAGCAGATGCGGTGGCGCAAATCACCAagaggaggtgggagaaggacGGGAGTGAAGCTGCACGGCGGAAGCACTACCTGCAGAACACCTGCATCGAGTGGCTGAGGAAATACGTGAGCTACGGGCGGGCCGTGCTGGAGAGGAAAG agccccccatGGTCCGAGTGTCAGGGAAGGAGGCCCACGGGATCCTGACCTTGTACTGCCGCGCTTACGGCTTCTACCCGCGGCCCATCACCGTTAGCTGGCTGAAGGACGGCGAGGTCAGGGACCAGGAGACCGAGCGGGGCAGCATCGCGCCCAACAGCGATGGCACCTACTACACCTGGGCCTCCATCGAGGCCCTTCCAGAGGAGAAGGACAAGTACCGGTGCCGCGTGGAGCACGCCAGCCTGCCCGAGCCCGGCCTCTTCATGTGGG AGATGGAGTCCAACCTGCTCACCATCATCCTGGCGGTGGCTTTTGCCATCCTACTTACTGTTGTCGTCGCCGGATTCGTCTTCTGGAAGTACAAATCAG ggaggaagaagaagggtTGTGATCCGCCATCAG CTCACGGCTGTTTCTCCCTCACAGGCACGGATGGCGGGGCTGACAGCTCCACCAAAG GGCTCACCGTCTAA
- the LOC138682566 gene encoding class I histocompatibility antigen, F10 alpha chain-like isoform X3 yields MGLGLELGLLLGLLLGLLSGAASELHSLRYFHMAVSEPSPGVPQFVSMGYVDGNLISRYDSEMGRTVPRADWMVDNLDQQHWDGETQIGQRNQQVYRINLDTLRDRYNQSGRAHTLQHMHGCDILEDGSTRGYLQDAYDGRDFIAFDLDTMSFTAADAVAQITKRRWEKDGSEAARRKHYLQNTCIEWLRKYVSYGRAVLERKEPPMVRVSGKEAHGILTLYCRAYGFYPRPITVSWLKDGEVRDQETERGSIAPNSDGTYYTWASIEALPEEKDKYRCRVEHASLPEPGLFMWEMESNLLTIILAVAFAILLTVVVAGFVFWKYKSGRKKKGCDPPSGLTV; encoded by the exons ATGGGGCTGGGactggagctggggctgctgctggggctgctgctggggctcctCAGCGGGGCGGCGAGCG AATTGCACTCCCTGCGCTACTTCCACATGGCAGTGTCAGAGCCAAGCCCGGGAGTCCCCCAGTTTGTATCCATGGGGTACGTGGACGGGAACCTCATCTCACGCTACGACAGCGAGATGGGGAGGACGGTGCCCCGGGCAGACTGGATGGTGGACAACCTGGATCAGCAGCACTGGGATGGTGAGACCCAAATCGGACAGAGGAATCAGCAGGTTTACCGCATCAACCTGGACACACTGCGGGACCGCTACAACCAGAGCGGCA GGGCTCACACGCTGCAGCACATGCACGGCTGTGACATCCTGGAGGACGGCAGCACCAGGGGGTATCTGCAGGACGCCTATGATGGGAGGGATTTCATCGCCTTCGACTTGGACACGATGTCATTCACTGCAGCAGATGCGGTGGCGCAAATCACCAagaggaggtgggagaaggacGGGAGTGAAGCTGCACGGCGGAAGCACTACCTGCAGAACACCTGCATCGAGTGGCTGAGGAAATACGTGAGCTACGGGCGGGCCGTGCTGGAGAGGAAAG agccccccatGGTCCGAGTGTCAGGGAAGGAGGCCCACGGGATCCTGACCTTGTACTGCCGCGCTTACGGCTTCTACCCGCGGCCCATCACCGTTAGCTGGCTGAAGGACGGCGAGGTCAGGGACCAGGAGACCGAGCGGGGCAGCATCGCGCCCAACAGCGATGGCACCTACTACACCTGGGCCTCCATCGAGGCCCTTCCAGAGGAGAAGGACAAGTACCGGTGCCGCGTGGAGCACGCCAGCCTGCCCGAGCCCGGCCTCTTCATGTGGG AGATGGAGTCCAACCTGCTCACCATCATCCTGGCGGTGGCTTTTGCCATCCTACTTACTGTTGTCGTCGCCGGATTCGTCTTCTGGAAGTACAAATCAG ggaggaagaagaagggtTGTGATCCGCCATCAG GGCTCACCGTCTAA